A single region of the Duganella sp. BuS-21 genome encodes:
- the gspG gene encoding type II secretion system major pseudopilin GspG, producing the protein MLNGFTLLELLVVIVIIGLLAAFVAPRYFNQIGRSKAQIALAQIESFDKALEQFRLDTGHYPNSEVGLSALFIEPVDEPMWHGAYLKKSLPLDPWDHPYVYRMPGTNGRDFEVLSLGGDGKAGGAGEDADITN; encoded by the coding sequence ATGCTGAACGGATTCACGCTGCTTGAGCTGCTTGTGGTGATCGTCATCATCGGACTTCTGGCGGCTTTTGTGGCGCCCAGGTATTTCAATCAAATCGGCCGTTCCAAGGCGCAGATTGCGCTGGCGCAGATCGAATCCTTTGATAAGGCCCTGGAGCAGTTCCGATTGGATACCGGGCACTATCCGAATAGCGAAGTGGGCCTGTCCGCCCTGTTTATCGAGCCGGTGGATGAGCCTATGTGGCATGGCGCCTACTTGAAAAAAAGTTTGCCGCTTGATCCTTGGGATCATCCCTACGTGTATCGCATGCCGGGGACGAACGGCCGTGATTTTGAAGTGTTGTCACTTGGCGGCGATGGCAAGGCAGGGGGAGCTGGCGAAGATGCCGACATCACTAACTGA
- a CDS encoding recombinase family protein: MAAAYARASTAAQSQSPQAQIELLQCYADAHGMRIDQTYIDEACSGLLGDKRSGFRRLMADVISGEAAFTVLLVYDVSRWGRFQNVDDAGFYEFQCRRAGISVLYCAEPFINDGAPISQLTKSIKRSMAAEYSRELSAKVFAGQRRLALLGFKQGGAATYGMRRVAVTAQGQMVRVLADGERKPHATDRVRLTPGDDAEVEVVRRIFRLYIQEWQSVSAIARQLNFERVPCGARQWSAYLVSSVLSRSQYWGVQSYNRVTQRLRSPITTNPPEQWICSSQALKSIVTPAEGAAALQIRAMRNGQDRAGVLDLLRRLYAEHGQITMALLASLPGMPGARRLRHMFGSVAGACREAGIVQAFPHARRLQAGDQAARLAALSEQVALAARLAGGEAEPLNKRGNRLLINGTIRVRVVLLCCGADSRQVWRLRVRSAVACDFVLAGLLDVDNQRIARYALVSNAAEGREIIYIKSGRSGKVGQLMYPSLEAVFGLAAGVCNAASFDKDPAGPPQVCAAAYVRMSTDRQDQSIGQQIDYLSRYAASAGFALGRIYKDEGKSGLTARRRDGMQQLLLDIASGAAGFTVLLVYDVSRLGRFQDVDESAYYEVVCRRAGVRVVYCAEPFAAEEAPLTHVMKDVKRLMAAEYSRQLSEKVIASHAYMLASGYKAGGAAGFGLRRAGVRSDGTLRRILENGERKSAPDDHVVLVPGPPDEVATVRRIFALYLEQALSFSALARRLNDDGVAFTAGGLWSDVRVRAILTNEKYCGNLIYNRTSKQLGNERMVNGTDQWLRALGAHEALVSAEDFARAQQLGRVKRGQAPDAVLVKLRELHARHGRLSYRLIEAEPDLPHAALIKKTFGSLHHAYTLAVPGLTQSGRALNPNVFTWSLRDELSSRVRRYIVMAGHTVETVNSNGLLRIDDKVILQLSLLHPCRKKRSIGWRVPAAKANADFLLAELAVHDTTLSSRYLLIQPQHFDQQELWVTNDYRSQVDVLEADELHALFGLEQS; this comes from the coding sequence ATGGCAGCGGCTTATGCACGAGCCTCGACCGCTGCCCAGTCGCAGTCACCGCAAGCACAGATCGAATTATTGCAGTGCTATGCGGATGCGCACGGCATGCGGATCGATCAAACATATATCGACGAAGCGTGCAGCGGACTGCTGGGGGACAAACGTTCGGGATTTCGGCGGTTGATGGCGGATGTCATCAGCGGCGAAGCTGCGTTCACGGTTCTTCTGGTGTATGACGTCAGCCGGTGGGGACGCTTTCAGAACGTCGATGATGCCGGCTTCTACGAATTCCAATGTCGGCGCGCCGGCATCAGCGTCCTGTATTGCGCAGAACCGTTCATCAATGATGGTGCGCCCATTTCCCAGCTGACGAAAAGCATCAAGCGCAGCATGGCGGCGGAATACAGCAGAGAGTTGTCGGCCAAGGTGTTTGCCGGCCAGCGGCGCCTGGCGCTGCTGGGGTTCAAACAGGGCGGGGCGGCGACCTATGGCATGCGCAGGGTGGCTGTCACGGCCCAAGGTCAAATGGTCCGGGTATTGGCCGATGGCGAGCGCAAGCCGCATGCGACGGACCGGGTGCGCCTTACACCGGGCGATGATGCCGAGGTCGAAGTCGTACGCCGTATCTTCCGTCTCTACATTCAGGAGTGGCAAAGCGTCAGTGCGATCGCGCGGCAGCTCAATTTCGAGCGCGTTCCGTGCGGCGCGAGGCAGTGGAGTGCATATCTGGTTTCGTCTGTGCTTAGTCGATCCCAGTACTGGGGCGTGCAAAGCTACAATCGGGTCACCCAGCGGCTGCGTAGTCCAATCACGACCAACCCTCCAGAACAGTGGATATGCAGCTCGCAGGCGCTGAAGTCTATCGTCACGCCTGCAGAAGGCGCGGCGGCCTTGCAAATACGGGCCATGCGCAACGGACAGGACCGAGCAGGCGTTCTGGACCTGCTGCGGCGCCTGTACGCCGAGCATGGGCAAATCACCATGGCGTTGCTGGCTAGCCTTCCTGGAATGCCGGGCGCTCGCAGGTTGCGGCACATGTTCGGATCGGTTGCGGGTGCTTGCCGGGAGGCCGGCATCGTGCAGGCTTTTCCGCACGCGCGTCGTTTGCAAGCCGGCGATCAAGCCGCACGGCTCGCCGCGCTGAGCGAGCAGGTCGCGCTGGCCGCGCGGCTGGCGGGCGGAGAGGCCGAACCGCTGAACAAGCGGGGCAACCGGCTGCTGATCAATGGCACCATTCGCGTGCGGGTGGTGTTGCTGTGTTGCGGGGCCGATAGCCGGCAGGTCTGGCGCTTGCGGGTGCGGTCCGCTGTCGCTTGTGACTTCGTGCTGGCAGGACTGCTTGATGTGGATAACCAGCGTATTGCCCGTTATGCTTTGGTCAGCAATGCCGCCGAGGGCCGGGAAATCATCTATATCAAAAGCGGACGCTCCGGCAAAGTAGGACAATTGATGTATCCAAGCTTGGAGGCGGTGTTCGGTCTGGCGGCAGGCGTCTGCAACGCTGCTAGTTTTGACAAGGATCCAGCAGGGCCGCCGCAGGTCTGCGCCGCCGCGTACGTGCGGATGTCGACGGACCGGCAGGATCAGTCGATCGGCCAGCAGATCGACTATCTTTCACGTTACGCCGCGTCGGCTGGATTCGCACTCGGGCGAATCTATAAGGATGAAGGCAAGAGCGGGCTTACAGCGCGCCGCCGAGATGGCATGCAGCAATTGCTGCTTGATATCGCCAGCGGGGCGGCCGGGTTCACGGTGCTGCTGGTCTACGACGTGAGCCGCCTGGGACGATTTCAGGATGTAGACGAGAGTGCGTATTACGAAGTGGTGTGCCGGCGCGCCGGCGTGCGGGTGGTGTATTGTGCGGAGCCTTTTGCCGCAGAGGAAGCGCCGCTGACTCACGTGATGAAAGATGTGAAACGCCTGATGGCCGCCGAGTACAGCCGGCAGCTTTCGGAGAAGGTCATTGCATCGCACGCCTATATGCTGGCGAGCGGATACAAGGCAGGCGGCGCCGCCGGGTTTGGTTTGCGGCGCGCCGGTGTGCGCAGCGACGGGACGCTGCGACGCATCCTGGAAAACGGTGAACGCAAGAGTGCTCCCGACGACCATGTCGTGCTAGTGCCGGGGCCGCCGGACGAGGTGGCAACGGTACGGCGCATCTTCGCACTGTATTTGGAGCAAGCGCTAAGCTTCAGCGCGCTCGCCCGCCGTTTGAACGATGACGGGGTGGCGTTCACCGCAGGCGGTCTCTGGAGCGATGTTCGTGTGCGCGCAATTCTCACCAACGAAAAATATTGTGGCAACCTGATATACAACCGCACCAGCAAACAGCTAGGCAACGAGAGAATGGTCAATGGTACAGACCAATGGCTAAGAGCGCTAGGTGCGCACGAGGCCCTGGTCAGCGCCGAGGATTTTGCGCGTGCTCAGCAGCTAGGCCGCGTCAAGCGAGGGCAGGCCCCCGACGCAGTGCTCGTTAAGCTGCGGGAGTTGCATGCACGTCACGGGCGCTTGAGCTACCGTCTGATCGAGGCCGAGCCGGACTTGCCGCATGCGGCACTGATCAAGAAAACATTTGGGAGCCTGCACCATGCTTACACTCTGGCGGTACCTGGATTGACGCAATCTGGTCGCGCGCTAAATCCGAATGTTTTTACATGGAGCTTGAGGGATGAGCTTTCCTCGCGAGTACGGCGCTATATTGTCATGGCGGGGCATACGGTAGAAACTGTCAATTCAAACGGCCTGCTGCGCATCGACGACAAGGTGATATTGCAATTGTCGCTGCTTCATCCTTGCAGAAAGAAGCGCAGCATCGGATGGCGGGTGCCGGCGGCGAAGGCGAACGCTGATTTTCTTTTGGCCGAATTGGCGGTGCACGATACTACCTTGTCTAGCAGGTATTTGCTAATTCAACCGCAGCACTTCGACCAGCAGGAATTGTGGGTCACCAATGATTACCGATCACAGGTAGATGTTTTGGAAGCTGACGAACTTCATGCTTTGTTTGGATTGGAGCAGAGCTAG
- a CDS encoding type II secretion system GspH family protein: protein MIELLVTLAIVSMILTLAVPRYFGNVDRTKEDVLREDLFILRDAIDKYYADRNRYPNELKDLVTEKYLRAIPVDPFTQSAFSWVVVPAEDPELGAVANVHSAAPNTGRDGTWLKDW, encoded by the coding sequence ATGATAGAGCTGCTGGTCACGCTGGCGATTGTCTCGATGATATTGACCTTGGCCGTGCCGCGCTATTTCGGCAATGTCGACCGTACCAAAGAAGACGTGCTCAGGGAGGACCTGTTCATTTTGCGGGACGCGATCGACAAGTATTACGCCGACAGGAACCGTTATCCCAACGAGCTGAAGGACCTTGTGACGGAAAAATATCTGCGCGCCATCCCGGTGGACCCGTTTACCCAGAGTGCGTTCAGCTGGGTGGTGGTGCCGGCCGAAGATCCGGAGTTGGGCGCGGTCGCCAATGTGCACAGCGCCGCCCCGAATACGGGACGTGACGGCACATGGCTGAAGGATTGGTAG
- a CDS encoding cohesin domain-containing protein codes for MRQLMTIRFCIFHAVLLLCVLLSGCEASLKHRDGMIAMERRDYVAAVKQLAEATEMKPGDHEYRKDWLRGRELATGKLLEEANNAVLDQKIPQAERAYRAVLAYDRDNARALAGLEKLERIGRANDEAAQAAEALKRGEIAQANELLARALKNAPSHAGASALKREMESLQAQELLIVPSLGAMYKKPINLEFRDASIKMVFDALSRTTGINFIFDREVKGDQRTTVFLKQTTLDDAIDVILSTGQLDKKILNASSVLIYPNTPAKNREYQDLIVKAFYLSNVEAKQAANLLKTVLKIKDVFVDDKYNMLVMRENPETVILAEKLIALHDLEEPEVMLDVEVLEINRSRLLNLGVQWPNQLTIAPLTNSGTLPGTGTSGSSAMKYSDLKALNLDTLGISMPSATINLQKTDGDANLLANPRIRVRDREKAKILIGDKVPVVTTTSSGTFVTENIQYLDVGLKLEVEPDIHLRDEIGLKVALEVSSLVSSIKTNNGSSAYQIGTRNFNSALRLRDGETQVLGGLISDEDRSSANRIPLVGELPILGRLFGSQNDNRQKTEIVLSITPHLIRNIRRKDAASESFWSGTEASLHSRPLQLRNFDAVAGVAAKPAQPAAAEVTVAVTAPPVGTPAVPAPASSPDAPKFTWAGPAQAKVGEVVTLTLNMDSPELLRAVSLQFGFNPAQFELLAVQEGDYFSKAGKASFSQAIDNPGGRASVGSSAGDQSGAKGAGRIVTVTARALAPSQDAGISLISMTPVGSQRAISRPALPQVHRVTVER; via the coding sequence ATGCGCCAATTGATGACTATCCGTTTTTGTATTTTCCATGCCGTGCTGTTGCTGTGCGTGTTATTGAGCGGTTGTGAGGCCAGCCTGAAACATCGCGATGGCATGATCGCCATGGAGCGACGTGATTATGTCGCGGCGGTCAAACAACTCGCAGAAGCCACGGAGATGAAACCGGGCGACCATGAATACCGCAAGGACTGGCTGCGCGGTCGTGAACTGGCCACTGGCAAATTGCTGGAAGAAGCGAATAATGCTGTGCTCGATCAAAAAATCCCGCAAGCAGAGCGTGCTTATCGCGCCGTTCTGGCGTACGACCGCGATAACGCGCGCGCGTTGGCTGGACTTGAAAAGTTGGAGCGCATAGGTCGCGCGAACGACGAGGCAGCCCAAGCTGCCGAAGCACTCAAGCGCGGTGAAATCGCTCAGGCCAACGAGTTGCTGGCGCGGGCATTGAAAAACGCGCCAAGTCATGCGGGCGCCAGCGCGCTCAAGCGCGAGATGGAAAGTCTACAGGCGCAGGAGTTGCTGATCGTTCCTAGCCTGGGCGCAATGTACAAAAAACCGATCAACCTGGAGTTCCGCGATGCCAGTATCAAGATGGTGTTTGATGCATTATCGCGGACAACCGGCATCAACTTCATCTTTGACCGCGAGGTGAAGGGCGACCAACGCACTACCGTGTTCCTGAAGCAGACCACGCTGGACGACGCTATCGACGTGATTCTGTCGACCGGGCAGTTGGACAAGAAAATTCTGAATGCCAGCAGCGTGCTGATTTATCCGAATACGCCGGCGAAAAACCGTGAGTACCAGGACCTGATCGTCAAGGCCTTCTATCTGTCCAATGTGGAAGCAAAGCAGGCTGCGAACTTGTTGAAGACCGTGTTGAAAATCAAGGACGTGTTCGTCGACGACAAGTACAACATGCTGGTGATGCGCGAAAATCCCGAAACCGTTATCCTGGCTGAAAAGCTTATTGCGTTGCATGACTTGGAAGAGCCGGAGGTAATGCTGGACGTCGAAGTGTTGGAAATCAACCGCTCGCGTCTGCTTAACCTGGGTGTGCAATGGCCGAACCAGCTCACCATTGCACCGCTGACCAACTCGGGTACTTTGCCTGGGACTGGTACCAGCGGCAGCTCCGCGATGAAGTACAGCGATCTGAAGGCGTTGAACCTCGATACGCTGGGCATTAGCATGCCGAGCGCGACGATCAATCTGCAAAAGACGGATGGCGATGCCAACCTGCTTGCGAATCCGCGCATCCGGGTACGCGACCGGGAGAAGGCCAAGATCCTGATTGGCGACAAAGTGCCGGTCGTTACCACCACCAGCAGCGGCACCTTCGTGACCGAAAACATCCAGTACCTGGACGTCGGCCTCAAATTGGAAGTAGAACCGGACATTCATCTGCGCGACGAAATCGGGTTGAAAGTGGCGCTGGAGGTGAGCTCGCTGGTGTCAAGCATCAAGACTAACAACGGTTCCTCCGCCTACCAGATCGGTACGCGCAATTTCAATAGTGCGTTGCGCCTGCGTGATGGCGAGACCCAGGTGCTGGGCGGGCTGATCAGCGACGAGGACCGTTCTTCCGCGAACCGGATACCGTTGGTGGGCGAGTTGCCTATCCTGGGGCGCCTGTTTGGCAGCCAGAACGACAATCGCCAGAAGACCGAGATTGTGTTATCGATCACCCCGCATTTGATACGCAATATCCGACGCAAGGATGCGGCGTCCGAATCATTCTGGTCCGGCACCGAGGCCAGTTTGCATAGTCGTCCTTTGCAACTGCGTAATTTTGACGCGGTGGCCGGCGTCGCCGCTAAGCCTGCCCAGCCCGCTGCGGCTGAGGTCACCGTAGCCGTTACGGCCCCACCAGTCGGAACGCCTGCCGTACCGGCTCCGGCAAGTTCGCCCGATGCGCCGAAATTCACTTGGGCCGGCCCAGCCCAGGCCAAGGTAGGCGAGGTCGTGACGCTGACTTTGAATATGGACAGTCCAGAATTGCTACGTGCTGTTTCGCTGCAGTTTGGATTCAATCCGGCGCAATTCGAATTGCTTGCGGTGCAGGAGGGCGACTATTTCAGTAAAGCAGGTAAAGCCAGTTTCAGCCAGGCGATCGACAACCCCGGCGGGCGGGCCTCGGTGGGTAGCAGCGCCGGAGATCAGTCAGGAGCCAAAGGCGCCGGGCGCATTGTCACCGTGACGGCCAGAGCGCTGGCGCCTTCGCAGGACGCGGGTATCAGCCTCATCAGCATGACCCCGGTAGGTAGCCAGCGCGCGATCAGCCGCCCGGCCTTGCCTCAGGTGCATCGTGTGACGGTAGAGCGCTAA
- a CDS encoding type II secretion system GspH family protein, with amino-acid sequence MAEGLVEMRRQQGFSYVIVMFLVAIVSLISVRAMENTRMTLRREKEAELLMVGQAYRNAIRSYYENSPGTAKTFPHKVDGLSVLINDSGRASRPQRHLRQLWRDPITGRKDWGVVYSGDDLIGVYSLSSQEPIKKDGFPPELASFKGAKTYSGWQFVYQPAPQVTPAISP; translated from the coding sequence ATGGCTGAAGGATTGGTAGAGATGCGCAGGCAGCAAGGGTTCAGCTATGTGATTGTGATGTTTCTGGTGGCGATAGTGTCGCTTATCTCGGTGCGGGCCATGGAAAATACGCGAATGACCTTGCGCAGAGAAAAGGAAGCTGAACTGTTGATGGTCGGCCAGGCTTACCGGAACGCCATCCGCAGCTATTACGAAAATTCGCCCGGAACAGCAAAGACCTTTCCGCATAAAGTCGATGGATTGAGCGTTCTGATCAATGATAGTGGGCGAGCTAGTCGGCCGCAGCGCCACCTGCGCCAGTTGTGGCGCGACCCGATCACAGGTAGAAAAGATTGGGGGGTAGTATATTCCGGTGACGACTTGATCGGTGTTTATTCGCTGTCGAGCCAGGAGCCGATCAAGAAGGATGGGTTCCCTCCGGAACTGGCCAGTTTCAAGGGCGCGAAAACTTATTCCGGGTGGCAGTTTGTCTATCAGCCGGCACCACAAGTTACCCCAGCTATCTCACCATGA
- a CDS encoding GspE/PulE family protein, whose protein sequence is MLTVKLISEARCQAAPAAAWLSRLVEQIDLPRASALAAVADLLSYPALNADKVAALLPAFELASYAEMANRLLVLGVDDSGKLVAALGLPLDPHVGAWLARLPVTEIYFADPVAVQEKLESHESGFSAVADAVGVDETIDIARDASSDLTLTSIQGEASPAVRLINSTVFDALRFEASDIHLESLPQGLVIKFRIDGVLNRIATVNNPALAEQAIARIKVLAELDIGEKRIPQDGRFRVAAKGRDIDIRVSIMPSIHGEDAVLRVLDKKALIDSVQRLTLDSLGFDSQTIQLLRRLAAEPYGMMLVTGPTGSGKTTTLYAALTEINHGEDKFITIEDPVEYQLPGVLQIPVNEKKGLTFAVGLRSILRHDPDKILVGEIRDPETAQIAVQSALTGHMVFTSVHANNTFDVIGRFMHMGVDPYNFVSSLTGVVAQRLLRQNCPHCNAPTELDAILLLESGIRDPETYRFHAGRGCAQCRNTGYKGRRAIAEVLRLTDEIREMIVARASIRALKEQARKEGTRFLRDVALDLVRSGHTTLQEVNRVTFVA, encoded by the coding sequence ATGCTGACTGTAAAACTGATTTCCGAAGCGCGCTGCCAGGCGGCACCCGCTGCGGCCTGGCTATCACGGCTGGTTGAACAAATTGATTTGCCACGCGCGTCCGCCTTGGCCGCCGTAGCGGACCTGCTATCCTATCCGGCGCTCAATGCCGACAAGGTGGCGGCACTGCTTCCCGCGTTTGAACTCGCCAGCTACGCCGAGATGGCGAACCGTCTGCTGGTGCTGGGCGTCGATGACAGCGGCAAGCTGGTTGCCGCGCTGGGCTTGCCATTGGATCCGCATGTGGGGGCTTGGTTGGCGCGCCTTCCCGTCACGGAAATTTACTTTGCCGATCCGGTCGCGGTGCAGGAGAAGCTGGAATCGCACGAGTCGGGCTTCAGCGCGGTGGCGGATGCGGTAGGTGTCGATGAGACCATCGACATAGCGCGCGATGCCAGTTCTGACCTCACGCTGACTTCTATCCAAGGCGAAGCCAGTCCGGCGGTTCGCCTGATCAATTCGACGGTGTTTGATGCGCTGCGTTTCGAGGCCAGCGATATCCATCTGGAGTCGCTGCCGCAAGGGCTGGTCATCAAGTTTCGTATCGATGGTGTGCTGAATCGCATCGCAACCGTCAACAATCCGGCGTTGGCGGAGCAGGCGATTGCACGTATCAAGGTGCTGGCCGAGCTTGATATCGGCGAAAAGCGCATCCCGCAGGATGGCCGCTTCCGCGTCGCCGCCAAGGGACGCGACATCGATATCCGCGTGTCCATCATGCCCAGCATCCATGGCGAAGATGCGGTGCTGCGCGTCCTCGACAAGAAAGCCTTGATCGACAGCGTGCAGCGCCTGACGCTCGATTCGCTGGGTTTCGATAGCCAGACCATACAACTTCTGCGACGGCTTGCTGCGGAGCCTTACGGCATGATGCTGGTGACCGGCCCTACCGGTAGCGGCAAGACCACCACCTTGTATGCCGCGCTTACAGAGATCAATCATGGCGAAGATAAGTTCATCACGATTGAAGATCCGGTCGAGTATCAACTGCCCGGCGTGTTGCAAATTCCTGTGAATGAGAAAAAAGGGCTGACGTTCGCCGTCGGCCTGCGTTCCATATTGCGTCACGATCCCGACAAGATATTGGTCGGCGAAATCCGCGACCCCGAGACGGCCCAGATCGCCGTGCAGTCGGCGCTGACCGGCCACATGGTGTTCACCTCGGTCCACGCGAACAACACTTTCGATGTGATCGGACGCTTTATGCACATGGGCGTCGATCCGTACAACTTCGTGTCTTCGCTGACCGGGGTGGTGGCCCAGCGCTTGCTTCGCCAAAACTGCCCGCACTGCAACGCGCCGACGGAGCTTGATGCGATATTGTTGTTGGAGTCGGGTATTCGAGATCCGGAGACCTACCGTTTTCATGCCGGTCGTGGATGCGCACAGTGTCGCAACACCGGCTATAAAGGACGCCGTGCGATCGCTGAGGTTTTGCGCCTGACCGATGAAATCCGCGAAATGATTGTGGCCCGTGCGTCAATTCGGGCATTGAAGGAGCAGGCGCGCAAGGAAGGTACGCGTTTTTTGCGCGATGTCGCGCTTGATCTCGTGCGCTCCGGCCACACCACGTTACAGGAGGTTAACCGTGTTACGTTTGTGGCCTGA
- a CDS encoding prepilin-type N-terminal cleavage/methylation domain-containing protein, protein MTSTSLHRHRNTGFSLLELLAAAAIIGLLASVAVPFVETTVKRQKERELKTALRDIRQAIDAYKQAVATGHIATKLELSGYPPSLIELAGGVEDLANKTGPKLYFLRRIPRDPFAADASAAAIDTWGTRSFASEPANPVAGDDVFDVYSLSDRTGLNGVPYREW, encoded by the coding sequence ATGACATCGACATCATTGCACCGTCACCGCAACACTGGCTTCAGTTTGCTGGAGCTACTGGCCGCCGCCGCCATTATCGGCCTGCTAGCCAGCGTGGCGGTGCCCTTCGTTGAAACGACGGTCAAGCGCCAAAAGGAGCGTGAGTTGAAGACCGCCTTGCGTGATATCCGACAAGCGATTGATGCCTACAAGCAGGCGGTGGCGACAGGGCATATCGCCACTAAGTTGGAGCTGAGCGGCTACCCGCCCAGCTTGATCGAGCTGGCCGGCGGCGTTGAGGACTTGGCCAACAAAACCGGCCCAAAGCTTTATTTCTTGCGACGTATTCCCCGTGACCCGTTTGCGGCCGATGCCAGTGCGGCCGCCATCGATACCTGGGGTACGCGCAGCTTTGCGTCCGAGCCGGCAAATCCGGTCGCCGGCGATGATGTCTTCGACGTTTATTCTCTGTCTGACCGGACGGGACTGAACGGCGTGCCGTATAGGGAGTGGTGA
- a CDS encoding type II secretion system F family protein — protein MQFQGKILNSSMQVETVDVDATNLEEARRVLAASGARVLDLRVARAGLKRRSSQKAFDLSIFNQQLYSLLEAGQTVVDAIDVLGRNDKRGRHRAVYDTVLQGLQHGHQLSHAMAGLPSIFPPLYVAMVRASETTGTVRSAIRRFMQYQRQVDEIRGKVAAAATYPAILLGVGFLVISFLMLYVLPRFSAVYDDAGSAHRGDAGFVQWWGSFVRENTTMAWSMLFLFCAAVVTLFVHPGVRTALYRRVLVMPWIGERVWILQLARLYRTLGMLLSSGISVLAAMRMTQASLPVAMQSDLQKAVQSVSEGRAMSSVMIECNLSTEIAQRLLLAGESSGNLDEMMERIADFYDQETTIWIDTAGRLIEPALMLGIGLIVGAIVLMLYSPIFDLANIV, from the coding sequence GTGCAATTCCAAGGCAAGATACTCAACAGCAGCATGCAGGTTGAGACAGTCGATGTTGACGCAACCAATCTTGAGGAGGCGCGCAGAGTGCTGGCCGCGTCTGGCGCCCGCGTTCTGGATCTGCGCGTCGCGCGCGCGGGGCTGAAGCGGCGTTCCTCGCAGAAGGCGTTCGACCTCTCCATTTTTAACCAGCAGCTGTATTCCCTGCTGGAAGCGGGCCAGACCGTGGTCGATGCGATTGATGTGCTTGGGCGGAACGACAAGCGGGGCCGCCACCGTGCGGTCTACGACACCGTGCTGCAGGGCCTGCAGCACGGACACCAACTGTCTCACGCCATGGCTGGTTTGCCTTCCATATTTCCGCCGCTGTACGTGGCAATGGTGCGCGCCAGCGAGACCACGGGCACTGTGCGCTCGGCCATCCGCCGGTTCATGCAATACCAGCGTCAGGTTGATGAAATACGGGGTAAGGTCGCCGCTGCGGCGACCTATCCTGCGATCTTGCTGGGCGTGGGCTTTCTCGTCATTTCCTTCCTGATGCTGTACGTGTTGCCGCGCTTCAGCGCGGTTTATGACGATGCCGGTTCGGCGCATCGCGGCGATGCGGGATTTGTGCAATGGTGGGGCAGCTTTGTACGGGAGAACACCACCATGGCGTGGTCCATGCTTTTCTTGTTCTGTGCTGCTGTGGTGACCTTGTTCGTCCATCCAGGTGTACGCACTGCGTTGTACCGTCGCGTGCTGGTCATGCCCTGGATAGGGGAGCGGGTTTGGATACTGCAACTGGCGCGTCTATATCGTACCTTGGGAATGCTGCTCAGTAGCGGCATCAGCGTATTGGCGGCAATGCGGATGACGCAGGCTTCGCTTCCTGTCGCGATGCAGTCGGATTTGCAGAAGGCTGTGCAATCGGTCAGTGAGGGACGGGCCATGTCTTCAGTCATGATCGAATGCAATCTGAGCACCGAGATTGCGCAGCGGCTGCTGTTGGCGGGAGAGTCGTCCGGCAACCTGGACGAGATGATGGAACGGATCGCGGATTTCTATGACCAGGAAACCACCATATGGATCGATACGGCAGGGCGTTTGATCGAACCTGCGCTAATGCTGGGCATTGGACTGATTGTCGGCGCCATCGTGCTGATGTTGTACAGCCCTATTTTTGATTTGGCAAATATTGTATGA
- a CDS encoding PilN domain-containing protein, producing the protein MKNLSDYLKPRARYVGPFICCCLALLGAATWLAVEAVLQHQQLARTALRYDALRASLVVPPPPKLKPSELENQKRWSALRLEREFSWDAIFVAIERASSTEIELLEFKPAKLDLTLSLRGEARDADALIEFLAALSRQPALQAVHLTRQKRKPHGQLETIEFEVRMRIAR; encoded by the coding sequence TTGAAAAACCTTTCTGACTACTTGAAACCGCGAGCGCGCTATGTCGGACCGTTTATTTGTTGCTGCCTTGCCTTGTTAGGCGCCGCAACCTGGCTTGCTGTCGAGGCTGTACTTCAGCATCAGCAGCTCGCGCGCACCGCTCTGCGCTACGACGCGCTGAGGGCCTCGTTGGTTGTCCCGCCGCCCCCCAAGCTGAAGCCATCTGAATTGGAAAATCAAAAGCGCTGGTCCGCGTTGCGTCTGGAGCGGGAATTTTCGTGGGATGCCATCTTTGTGGCGATAGAGCGGGCCAGTTCAACTGAGATTGAACTACTTGAGTTTAAGCCCGCAAAATTGGATCTCACGCTATCGCTGCGCGGTGAGGCGAGAGACGCTGATGCGTTGATTGAGTTCCTTGCTGCATTGTCCAGACAGCCCGCACTCCAAGCTGTTCATCTTACGCGTCAGAAAAGGAAGCCGCACGGACAGTTGGAAACTATCGAGTTTGAGGTTCGGATGAGGATTGCTCGATAG